From Scatophagus argus isolate fScaArg1 chromosome 2, fScaArg1.pri, whole genome shotgun sequence:
AGACTTCAGTGACAGATGAATAAAGATGGTGAGAATTATTTTATAGAGAAAGCGAAACTTGAAAGCAGAATGGTTATGATTTTCACAGTGACCAAACACCAGCTGGCGTGCTTTATTTTACTCTAcgcaaacaaagacaaattgtTTAGCAGGTGTGAAGACTTTGGGGTTTGTACTATATGCGACCCAATGCGCTTTGCATATGCTGTCCCTTGTGCAAGACAGAAACAGCGTAGCTTCTTTGGGTAAACAAGGTTTAGTGAACAGCTCCCTTCTCCCACGGCCCGCAAACAAAACCTCAAGCAGGTGACATCTGGTTGTGGTTATCCATTGTTTCTGTCATCACTGTCTTTAACTACACATACACCAAGAAACAGAACTATAATAAGTACTGGAGTTAATATACTAAACACTTGTTtacctagaggcaatgtagagtagccaattaatgtgcatgtttttgtgattgtgggaggaagctggagtacctggagaaaacccatgcaggcacagggagaacatgcaaactccacacagaagggcccagaccgggattcagacctggaaccctcttgctgtgaggcgacagtgctaaccgctgCACCACCTTGCTGCCCTATCTTCTGCTACTTCAGCTTCATAATGTGTTAAGTGTAATCCCCCTGTGGAAAGATTCCTCGTCCATAATTAAAGTCAACATGATTTTCTGGCAGTATCTCATGTTGTTGACTGATCACGTCGCTCAACATCACAATGAAAATATCAGATCAGGCTTTTTTACAGCTGATGTTCTAACTTGTCATGGTAGGAAAAGCATGGCTGCTACTGATAACATTAAAGGAGACAGTGTGACAGTATGCCAGCATGCACAGCACAGGAATTCAGCCgtcattcattttattctttacaCCTTTGCTTTTTCTACTACAAGATGTCACAATGTCTTTTGTGGAAAAAGACACAGTCAGAGTATTAAATTTCACTGCCATTTCACAAGTACATTCACACCAGTTTCTGCAGGTCTTTAGACTATCGGATGACGTCCgagcaaactccacacagaaaggcctcACTTGGCTGGCGGTTTTGAACTCAGATCCTCCTCGCTGTGAAGTGACAGCGCTGATTGCTGCATAAcactgaaaaaatatattttctctttcccatTGGTTCAGTTATGTGTTTATTGTCTCACAAAGGAAATTGGACAGCATGCAGAATGGAAAAAACAGACTCAAAAGGGACTCATCcaacaataaacagaataaatgcaGTCCTATGCTGTTAAAGGACTGCTTACATGAAGATACCttattctgttgtttatttatttgcttatttgttcAGGTTTCTGTAGCATGTTGTAAGAACAACGATTTTGCAGatgatgtatgtatgtgagttAAAATTCAAGATAGGCTGATGCTAGATATTATGATATGACTTTATTTATAGCTACTAATAACATGCAATATACAAAATAAACCTTATTCCTTCACATCAAACATCTTTAAAACTTCTGGTTTTTCCCTCAGCTCTGGTTTGAAGGCACCTAATTGGCTGACGGCTGTTGCTATGACATCCCCGTAGCTTCTGCAGACGCTTCAGAGTGAAGCATTGTGGGATACACACAACAGTCGTGTCGAAGATGCTTTGAACAGCAAAGAACgatttaaagtttgaattaaTAAAGACCCTTAAGATGAAGGTTGGTACCGGTGCATTAATTTAAAATGCCGGCATTACTTCCTGTTTTGCGGTTCCGATGTCGAGTTTTATCGTTTGAAATGGCTTCAGCCAGCGAGCTAACCTAATTgtttgctaacgttagcttcaTTTAGGCAACTTGTGGAAACGAAGTTGTTGTAATGTTTAGCTTTTGCGCTGGTAACGCTGGTTAAACCAGCTGTCTGGTTAACTGTAGCATAAACTCATTTCTACAACCGAATTGCTTTTTACGTGCGTTAACGATCGTTTTTTCTAACTCGCGTGCGATGACAAGATGCAGCGTTTGGCTAGCTGAAGTCCTAACGTCTTAACACAGTTTGGTGCAATGTGGCAGCCTTCATTTTTCCTTCAACTGAGACAGTGTTAGCTGTGGTAGCTGCTCGTCGATGAAACGTTTTAAAATATTAGACAGTTAAACTAAAATTAATTTCAGCGTCgtaaaaataatttagtttatCGATCCAGATACATTTTGTTGGACACCTGTTGCAGATAACGCACTGTTTTGGAAAGTCTGGTTACTGACTTCtattaagaaagaaaatgaacaaaccGGAAAGCAAAGAAGATTATAAACAGGCATCTATGCAAATGGTTAAACGTGTGGAAACGGTCTAAATTGACTTTGAGCCTCTAGAATGGATCAAACTCCAAAAGTACTAGATCCTATAGTGCAACTTAAAACTGTTTATCATTAGATCTGTCCTGCCTATTAATGCCCACCTCTTTCAAACTCCAGACCCCCTGTTCCTGTTAGACCTCCATGCCCTAAAGTCATGTTCTCAGACTTGGGGAAAAAAGGTCCTCCCTACCCACAGAAGATAATAAACAACTGCTGCTGTGCAATTTTCCTCCTAAATACTAAATTCAATTAGATGTGTGAAATTGATTGAcactcaaaaaaacaaaaaaaaacagataaaaagatgGTCTGATGATCATGATGTGCTactttttccaaataaaaccCACTTAAAAAGTAGTCTTTGTGTCCACAGAACATTTTCATCCTCAGTGACAAAGCCTGGGCGGGTTCTGTCCTGCTGTACAAGTGGCAGAAAACTCTTGGAAATTATATCGCTGTTGCAGGGTGAGTAAACTCTTGTGGtcagaaatgtaatttgaaGAAAACTGTGTAATAATAGCAATTTAGATCAGTACATGACTTAAAATGTACATGATATTCTGACCGTACAGGCAGGACAACTCAGTGAAAATATTTGATCGACATGGACACAAGTGGACTGAAGTCAGCCTTCCAGGgtaagtttaaaacaaaatgattggCTCCAGTTTAGTTTAATCAGCAAGATTTAGATGATTTCCACTCCTCATTCAGAAGttactttctactttttcttCCCCCAGACGCTGTGTGGGAATGGACTGGGATAAAGATGGGGATATTTTGGCAGTGATAGCTGCAAAATCCAGTTCCATATACCTCTGGGATGCCAGTGTCAATAAAACATCCCAGATAGACAGTGGCATGAGGTGTGACGGGCGTGcagcaacagaacaacataACAGAGCTCAGATTTTTAGATGGCAGTTGCTATGAAGCACTTGTTAATCACTTCAAATAATCTGGGTTTGTTTCTCACCATTGTTGGTTTCATCAGAGATCAGATGTCTTTCATCCTGTGGTCAAAGACAGGCCCGCTGTTGGCAGTGGGAACAGCCAAAGGAAACCTGTTGATTTACAATCAGCAGACCTCACGGAAGATTCCTGTACTGGgtaatgcacaaaaaaacaaccatacAGATACTTGctgatgcttttgtttgtttttagtaacTTACATTGattgcctctccctctctgtccacaAATGCCAGGTAAACATACCAAAAAGATCACCTGTGGGAGCTGGAGTACTCAAAATCTATTGGCTCTGGGAAGTGATGACAACACTCTGAGCATCAGCAACCATGAGGGGGACACCGTGAGACAGGtagccacacatgcacaggagTGTATAAACACACCGGCATTACAACCATGCTACCTTGTTAAGACACGTAACTTTTCAGGTTTAACGTTGGATTATAAAGGCCACATCTGCTTAATTGTCCAGTTCACTCACCTTACAAACAGACGAAAGTACTAAAAGTGATATAAGCTAAGatgcttttaaaataacagGATAGCCAACACTATCAGGAAGTAGAGGATTAAAAACAAGATCCAGTgtacctttcttttcttttgccagACAACGCTTCGTGGTGAACCTgctgagattttcttttcagtgatgAAGACGGATGAAAGGTCGACTCAAGGAGAGAacactgtgagtttgtgtgttttctgttggttTTCATCAGCTTCATTAGTACACATTCGTCTTTTGCATACTGTATTCAATTTTTCACACATCTATTATTACATGTCCACATATTAGTGTTGAGTTGTTTTGACCCTTcaggtcagtctgtctgtggacAAGAAGATACTGATGCTTTTCAACATCAACGACCCTGAAAACCGGATAGAGCTGACCTTCCAGCGGCACTATGGAAACATTGTGTCCTACCGCTGGTACTGCACATGGTCACACATTAGCAGAGCACTGGTACTGTCATGACAGTGAGACGTTTGTACTAACGTTAGGTCTCTCTTTTCAAGGTATGGTGATGGGTACATACTGATTGGCTTCTCCCATGGGTATTTTGTGGTTATTTCCACTCACATCAAAGAGATTGGGCAGGAGCTGTACCAGGCTCACAACCACAAAGATAGTCTCAACAGTGTGGCCATTTCACCAGTATTAAACAAGGCAGCTTCCTGTGGGGACAACAGGTACACACTTTCAAAAGAAACAGCACAACCATTCCTTTTTACTTGTTCTTTTAAACAAAACCCTGCTGTTTCTTGTTGCAGCATAAAGATCCATGAGCTGTCTGAGCTCAAAGATATCAGCAATGTAGTTCGGCTGGATGATGAGACGAAAGGTGAGACGGTTCTCTTTTCTAACTTTCCTGTCAGGGGGCCATGTTGAACACAACACTTCTTACTTATCTGCctttcactctcctcctccaggtctGGACCAGTTAAGCTGGACAGATGACGGCCAGCTGTTGGCAGTTTCCACACAGAAAGGGACACTTCATGTCTTCCTGACCAAACTGCCCATCCTGGGTGACAGCTTTGGTACACGGCTGGCCTACCTCACCTCCCTGCTGGAGGTCACTGTGTCCAACCAGGTGGAGGGGGtgagggcacacacacacacacactttataaaCCTATAAAACTTTCTTAGAGATGTAATGTAACAACACAAcgacagaataataataaggaTTCAGAAAAGATCCACCAAGGCAGCAGAGTGTTTTAAGTTATTTAAAGGCATATCAtagatagtaaatgaagagaaGGAGCAAGTGAATCAGATAGATAacacattattttctgattgtttcagaGCTGTTACGTTCTAAAGCACAAaccaacacacccacacctccaccacctcacAGCCCTGCAGGAAGGCCCCACACTGCCAGATTTGGTTTGAATTCGGCCAAGGCCGCAGACTTCAACCTCTGCGCTGTTTACCTCCCTGTTcagtgcgtgcgtgtgtgtgtcgttCATCCCTGACCTCCACCAGCTCTCACAAACAGAGTCTTGACCTCACACTGATATTAGCTGTGGGCTACACACCACTGCCCAAAGGCTGATGCCCAGGAGCATCATCAGCACAGCAAAGTAGTAAGAAAATAAGACAGTACAGACAGGGTAGgatctctgcagatacagacacagcGACTCTTTTCTAATGGCTTACAAATGATGGTTGAGAGGGATTACTTTGGTATGAGTTTATACATTACTAGTAGCAATAAATTCCTGCACATTGAGACAAGATGAGCGAGCTCAGGACTGAGGTGGTGGGAGGAGAGATTGAAGAGAAATGAGAGTAGGAGAGACAATGTGAGAGCAGATTCAGTAGATTCAGTCTCTCTTCGATGCTCTGTGTTCATCAGGAGAGTCCTGTGGCCATAGAAGTGGAAGTGGAGCCTACTTTCATTGCGATGGGACCGTACCATGTGGCTGTGGGAATGAACAACAGAGCCTGGTTCTACGCCTTGGTAGACCAAGAGCCTGGTCAGTGTAATTTGATaaccatgttgtgttttgtgttgataTTTAATTGTGGATGAACAACTATCActaaacttttttgtttgtcactCAGGTTATAACAAGCTCAAGGACATTGAGTATTTGGGGACAATAGCCAGCATGTGCCTTAACTCAGACTACGCAGCAGCGCTGTTTGAGGGAAAAGTGCAGCTGCACATGGTGAGTcgtctgtgtgtcttttgtttctctttttatcgACCGGTGAACGAGGATTGAGCAGACTTCACCCGTtactgtgggttttttttttgtctgtgtgcatatgttcaGATCGAAGGCAAAGAtcaggaggagaagaagcagatgAAGTTGTTTCCAGACGATGACAGAAAAGGTCGTATCCTTTGCCACGCCCTCTCTGCTGACTTCCTCTACTACGGCACTGACGTACGTTTTAGCAGGACGTGAGGATACATGATTCAGTTTAAGTCACGTTTTCTTTGTAGCCTGTGTGAATGCAACTTTCTCCTGATGCtagtttaaattttttttttgctcatttatcATGCTCAGAGTCTTTGTGGAGAGTCTCTCTACTGCTGGTGCATTCCGTCCCTGCTTCCCTCACACTCTTCTGTGTTATCTCATTTCATTATCTTCCGCCCTCTTGTTTCCCTTTatgtctctcttcttctcatagaagttttgttttgtctctgtctgtttctcagtCAGgtaatgtggtgtgtgtgttggtggaggATTGGGAGACTGTGAGCAACTACAGCCACTCGGTTGGTGTGAGGAAGGTGTTTCCCGACCTAAATGGCACACGGTTGGTTTTCATCGATAACAAGAATGCCGGCTTCCTGCTCTCCCCTGCCAACGTCAGTATATAATGTTACCCGACACTTCCATGCATGCTTACTgctgaacacatacacacagtgtacTGTGAGTGATAAAACATCACTCAAATGCTAAGACAAGACATGAATGGCTGTAGGGGGTTGAGTTTCTTTAAATGCACTGTGTGTAGATTGTGTGGGCTGGGAtccacataaaaacaaaagacataaggtgcattttgtgcaaaaacagaaCTCAGAAAACTCTCACAGAGCCTAACCCTGATGTGTGTTTCAGACTATACTGTGCTGGGTACCTGAAAGTGAGGGAACTGGAAAGTCCTTGAATTTGATATTTAAGAAGGCGCAGGAACCCTGATGAGAATTCAGTTAAcaaaggtctgtgtgtgtgtgtgtctgtgtgtgtgtctatgtctCCAATCCAGGCAACAGAATCCTGCTTTGAGCTGCCCAACTTCTCTCCCACCATCACAGGAGTGCTGTGGGACAACTGGCATGCTGACAGAGGAGTGTTTGTGGCTTATGACGATGACAAGATCTATACCTACGCTCTGCATAAAACCACTATATACGGTAGGGTGACGActcaccatcacacacacacacacatgcactcttACTTGTCTGACATTTAACTCAAGCataataaacagacaaacaaataaaactctcAGATGCCGCTATGGTAAATCAAATGTGTGCTCTCCATGATGTGcaagaaaacatgacatgagtGTTTTCATACTAGGACATTAGTTTTTAAGTTTTGCATTGTAAcatgaaaatcaacaaaataaacagtacaCAATACAATAATCAGGATTCTGTAACTCTTAAAGTACTCCTGCTACTGAAAGCCTGTGATAGAAAAGTAAGCAAGAGATTACAAGACTGTTATTTCagacttttatttccttctctccttctctccctctctccctctttctctctctctttctctggctgCTCAGGCCCTCAGGTCGTGTTCGTGGGGAGCACCGCACTCCTCTTTTCCCAGAAGCCTTTGCTCTTGTACAATGGGGAGCTGACTTGTCAGACAGCGAGCGGCAAGACCAGCGAAGTGCCTCTGAGCACACACTCCTTCCTCAAACTCTGCACTGGCACAGCGACAGTCTCACCACCGGAGCTCAGCAAGCAGCTCGCTCAGGCACTCATGCTCAAGAGGTCAGACATGCCGAAGACGCTGACAGTGTGTAAAACAGATCTGAGTATACTTGGTTTGTCAGTCTGATCTGCGTTTAGTTTCGTCAGGTGCAGCTGTTAATGGTGCATATGGGTACACCGACACTGCAAATGGACAGTTATGGGATTTTTAAGTGTTAGCTATTGTTGATATCAAGCAGCATGATAATATCAAGATTCTCCATTGCTAAAAGATTAATCAGTTTTCATTAACAAAGTGTTTTAAGACTgtggaaaaaagacaacataccaggaaagaaaaactaaacaaacagacaaaaaaaataaatatagataATAAATTTATATAAAGAATACAAGAAAATACTACACTACCTTTCACTCAGGTGAGTATTTTATTATAATGTATAGAACGGAAacaaaatttgtgtgtgttttcctgtccaGGTTCCATGAAGCCTGGGATCTATGTAAGCTTGCAGGTAGCACCACAGACTGGGCAGAGTTAGGCAAAGCCTGTCTGGTCCACATGGAGGTCGAGCTGGCCATCCAGGTCTACCGCATGAGTGGCAATGTGGGCATGGTCCTGTCACTGCAGGGCATCCAGGTACAGCTCGAACAGACGACAGCTCTCTCCCACTTGAGAACAGACATTGTTTTAGTCTAATTTGACCTTTCTGTTACACcctccacccctctctctctctctatcgtTCTGTCCTTCAGGGTATAGAGGACATGAATTTACGGGCAGGACATTTGGCCATGTTTCTAAGTGACTACAACCTGGCCCAGGACCTCTATTTGTCCTCGAGCTGCCCAATTGCTGCCCTGGAGGTAAAAACATGCATACCAATTTAAGGATAGTAAGTTTATGTCTGTTTAAAAGAGCGGGGCTGATCACTTGTGTCTACTATCACCTAGTAGGAAATAAAACAGTTCCATACCGTACTGTGTTTTAGATGAGGAGAGACTTGTTGCATTGGGACAGTGCTCTTATGTTAGCCAAGAGGTTAGCAGAGGACCAGATTCCCTTTATATCCAAAGAATATGCTGTCCATCTGGAGTTtatgtaagcacacacacacacacacacacacacacacacacaccattcagTAGACTTTATCCTGCTCCATTCTGCATTCaaacctctctgtgtttctctttgtagTGGAGACTATGTGAATGCTCTGGGACACTATGAAAAAGGCATGACCCACAATAATAAAGTAAGTGCAACATGCTTGATGTCAGCCTTCTACCGTGATGACAGTACTGGACATATGAAACTGTGATCATGACAAGTCTTGACAGTTTAGTTTTTCCTCTGTATTGTCCCTTCACTATCTGTTTTATCCCCCAATTTTTATCAATAATTTCACTGAGGTGCTTGCTTTAAATGTGATTTgcctgcaaaaacaaatgtgcttaTTTGTGCTGATGTGCTGTAGTTTTCATTAACATTGTCATGAAGGTACTTGGTTCTTCATGACTGCTGTAGGACAAAGAGTCATAGCTTCACCACTGATGATATGTCTCATCTTGCTGGGCACACAAATCACCTCCATCTAGTATTTATAAGTAATGGCAGGTCAAGTCTATGTTTAATGTCTGGCGCGTCCTGACTGAAATTCCTCATTTCCACCGTGTTCAGTTCCAGGAGCATGACGAAGCGTGTCAGGCAGGCGTAGCCAGGATGTCCATCAGGATGGGTGACATCAGGAGAGGAGCCTCCCAAGCAATTCAGCACCCAAGCAGAGTCCTAAAGAAGGAATGTGGAGCCATACTGGAGAGTATGAAGGTAGATGATCACCTTACGTTTTATCGTGGGTCTTTCTGGAGCAATTATCTGAGCCTCAGCCAGTGGCTTTGAAcgtgtttttgttcatgtccTACTCtgttctcatttctctcttAAAGCAATTCTCCGAAGCTGCTCAGCTTTATGAAAAAGGCCAGTACTATGACAAGGCTGCATCGGTCTACATTCGTTGCAAGAACTGGTGagacaaacaccaacacacacaaacacttggaCCTGCAaatttctctcctcctttacacgatgctttatttttattccgTGCTCAGGGCGAAGGTGGGAGAGCTGCTCCCACATGTGTCCTCTCCTAAGATCCACCTGCAATACGCCAAGGCCAAGGAGGCGGACGGCAAGTAGGTTCTTACGTTCAATCACATTGAAGGTAGTGAAGTGATTAAAGGAGAAGATGACGTACCTGTACTGTGTGCATCAGGTATGAGGAAGCCGCGCGGGCCTATGAGAGCGCCAAAGACTGGGACAATGTGATCCGCGTGCTGCTGGACCACCTGAACAACCCGGAGGATGCTGTTCGCATCGTCAGGGAGACACAGAGCATTGATGGAGCAAAAATGGTTGCCAGGTAGGACACAAAACCAGaaccaagacattttattttcattgtctgcCCCAGTTGAGGTGATTAAACATTGACTGGATCTTAAATCAAAGTGGATACTTTAACTAATTTGATCTGTGACTCCTTGATCTTTTGTCAGTGGTGACAGATTGTGTTAAAAAATTAAgcacattatcattattactttttttttaaaccacattcTGGTGCTGAGTGACTAACAATCATTTCCACTACTTATTAATCAAAggcatatttttttattaactgtttAGGCTGTAAATTTTGCATGAGGTGATgttttcaaattgcttcttttgtctgaCCCAAAGTCTAAAACCCAACAGggcaaagatattcaatttacaatgacaacaaagaaaagacGGAAATTATCCCATCTGAGAACGTGCAACAAgcaaatgttgactttttttttatcgaTAAATGACTTCAATGATTACTCAGttatttgtgttgttatttatttatttcctgatGAACAATGGCTCAACTATACCTTTAAACTCCAgttcttttccttttactgCCTTTTTCCATTTATGCACTAAGCCTTTAACACACTCGTGTTTGTGCGTGTCTCAGATTCTTCCTGAGGTTGAACGATTACAGCTCAGCCATCCACTTCCTGGTTCTGTCTCAGTGCAACGATGAAGCTTTCCAGCTGGCGCAGCAGCACGGCCAGATGGAGGTCTACGCAGACATCATCGGTCAGTCCGAGTGTGAAAGTGTTTTACAGTGTGAAACGACCATTCTGAACTGGTCcaactttattttcagttgCTGTATTGGCTAGTGATTATCTGGCAGTGCTTTTCCGATGGAAGTGTTTGCAAGTTAAATTTTAATTGCGTGACtcctgtggtgtgtgttcacCAGGCCCTGAGGCGAGGCAGGAGGACTACCAGAGCATTGCTCTCTACTTTGCAGGAGAGAAGAAACACCTGCAAGCTGGCAAGTTTTTCCAGAAGTGTGGGCAGTACAGCAGAGTAAGaacatcattttttaaacaataaaaacagtgatTGACATTGACTCACTCCGACCAGTTTCTCagtctcttctttctctctgtccaccgTCTCTCAGGCCCTGAACCACTTCCTAAAGTGTCCTAACACCGAGGACAACCTGGCTGTCGAGATGGCCATAGAGACGGTGAGTGTGTCCAGTGAATATTCCAGCGTGCGCACTAACTGATGACACCATCCAGTtaagtgtttttgattttgtgtgtgtgtgtgttacaggtgGGTCAAGCCAAGGACGTTTCTCTGACTAATCAGCTGATAGATTACCTGATGGGAGAGAGCGACGGCATGCCCAAGGTAATCAATACTCTGGAGCCTCATCTCACTCTCTCATTTGCCTCAGTGGATATCAACACGATTTTGTTGTGATATATCCAGTATTAAAACGtccttttatgtgtttttgtcttaaaTGTATTCACCACTCATTCTCCCTCTCGatgcctctccttctccttgtcCGGTGTGTGTGCAGTGTCTCTCAGCGAGTAGCCTCGTCAGTGAGACTGACACTGCAGTTACTTGATAAG
This genomic window contains:
- the wdr19 gene encoding WD repeat-containing protein 19 is translated as MKNIFILSDKAWAGSVLLYKWQKTLGNYIAVAGQDNSVKIFDRHGHKWTEVSLPGRCVGMDWDKDGDILAVIAAKSSSIYLWDASVNKTSQIDSGMRDQMSFILWSKTGPLLAVGTAKGNLLIYNQQTSRKIPVLGKHTKKITCGSWSTQNLLALGSDDNTLSISNHEGDTVRQTTLRGEPAEIFFSVMKTDERSTQGENTVSLSVDKKILMLFNINDPENRIELTFQRHYGNIVSYRWYGDGYILIGFSHGYFVVISTHIKEIGQELYQAHNHKDSLNSVAISPVLNKAASCGDNSIKIHELSELKDISNVVRLDDETKGLDQLSWTDDGQLLAVSTQKGTLHVFLTKLPILGDSFGTRLAYLTSLLEVTVSNQVEGESPVAIEVEVEPTFIAMGPYHVAVGMNNRAWFYALVDQEPGYNKLKDIEYLGTIASMCLNSDYAAALFEGKVQLHMIEGKDQEEKKQMKLFPDDDRKGRILCHALSADFLYYGTDSGNVVCVLVEDWETVSNYSHSVGVRKVFPDLNGTRLVFIDNKNAGFLLSPANATESCFELPNFSPTITGVLWDNWHADRGVFVAYDDDKIYTYALHKTTIYGPQVVFVGSTALLFSQKPLLLYNGELTCQTASGKTSEVPLSTHSFLKLCTGTATVSPPELSKQLAQALMLKRFHEAWDLCKLAGSTTDWAELGKACLVHMEVELAIQVYRMSGNVGMVLSLQGIQGIEDMNLRAGHLAMFLSDYNLAQDLYLSSSCPIAALEMRRDLLHWDSALMLAKRLAEDQIPFISKEYAVHLEFIGDYVNALGHYEKGMTHNNKFQEHDEACQAGVARMSIRMGDIRRGASQAIQHPSRVLKKECGAILESMKQFSEAAQLYEKGQYYDKAASVYIRCKNWAKVGELLPHVSSPKIHLQYAKAKEADGKYEEAARAYESAKDWDNVIRVLLDHLNNPEDAVRIVRETQSIDGAKMVARFFLRLNDYSSAIHFLVLSQCNDEAFQLAQQHGQMEVYADIIGPEARQEDYQSIALYFAGEKKHLQAGKFFQKCGQYSRALNHFLKCPNTEDNLAVEMAIETVGQAKDVSLTNQLIDYLMGESDGMPKDAKYLFRLYMALQQYREAARTAIIIAREEQCAGNYRNAHDVLFSMYTELQAQKIKIPAEMATNLMILHSYLLVKIHVKRGDHLKAARMLIRVSNNISKFPTHVVPILTSAVIECHRAGLKNSAFSFAAMLMRPEYRNEINPTYRKKIEAMVRRPDTSELEEETTPCPFCGFQLPQNELLCISCKNNLPYCIATGRHMLKEDWSLCPHCEFPALYSQLTLLLETETVCPMCSETLSVKQVKKVSDCSSYLQADELDQ